The DNA segment CAAGCTTCACAACTACTTCAGCATTTGCGTAACCTTGAAGACCATCTCGGATGTGTCTCCTGGCCTCCTCTGTTGCCGACATTTCATCTTCACAATTACCAAATCACATATATTTTGAGAAGCTATAAACAGAACAGTGCCCATTTTTTAGGGTCCAAGAAACTTTTTCATCTATGAAATGGATACCAACATAAAACGAAAAAAATGAGAAAGGGATCTTGGACCTAAAGTTACGTTTCTAAATGATTTATACATGAAAGTTGTTATTTTTAGCCAGAGATGAGcaacttaaaaaatatttgcatAACATTGTGACTTAAGAGACTTCCAATTGAGTGGTTAAAACTTTTTTGGCTTCCTCGTACATTGagaaatcaatgacacaaggtTTCACCAATCTATTCTaagcaaaaataaaatcttGATAGACGCAACTAACCAATCACCCTGTAACTGTGTATCATGCAAGTTTCTAGTGTGTGACGAAACTCTTTTACACACAATCTGTGGCATCTTAGTTAACGTTAACATGTAAAAACTCCTATGAAAACAAACATCTATTAAAGAGATAGTGAGGTCCTTAATTTATTTCCAAGGACACtgcgaaaaaaaaattcaaacaatgcaTGGCTTCCCATCCCCAAAACAACCACCTCCTTCTGACTACTAATATCGATCATCCCGTTGagtaaatttgaaaaattcacccactgaaaaaaaaaaaaaccatgttTGTACTTGCAAAACTTGTGGATGACTACTGTATGCTTAAACACTGCAGAGAGAATAACCATTACCTATGGCTTCAGACAGAGACAGCCAAACAGTAAATCCTGCAAAAAGATGCCGCCATTTATCAGGTCTCCTGGCAGCACCATATTCCCCTCCTATTGTGGCAACAACAGCTCGAGCTTGACTGGAAACTCAATCGTTTATAAAACATTTAATTGCATAAGGAAATATGAAGGAAAGAAATAGTGGAAGATGGTCAATTTTACAGGTCAATTTTACAGCACCAAATAAACGATCATGTGGATGGTGAACACAGCTGAAAATAGTACCGACTAAGATTTTCTAATATAGCATCTTCTGCTTCTGCAACAGCTTCAGAGCCCTCTGCCATCACCCCTGGAACCAGTTTACATGTTAATGAACTGCAAGATGGTATTGCAAGTTATAGGAGTTTGTTGACTCAATGCAAAATGTGGGATAAATTGAGTTGAAGTTCTCAGGATATTCATTTTATGGTACTTACATTGATCTATATTATTtacttttctttctttctgctgACCCAGTTCAATCTTTGGAGAACTCACAAAGATTTTCATTCTTGATTAACTCTGTACACAAAAaccatgaaattttttttatgtgaaaAGTGAAATTTTTTAGGCGAATACAAGATGGATTAGAACTATCCATTAAACTTGCTTGCATACTACACGAGCACCCTTTTTTCATTCATTACAAAATGATGTTTGTAATAACATATTTTTTCCATTCGACAATTTAAAAACTCCATGATAGACGAATGATATCAACGAGATGATTTTGCTAGCATGTGTGTGTGAGTGAGAGATAACTAGAGTGGATTACACATGGAGAGATTCAGAAATCTGTTCACTCACATGAATCAATGGATTGCTTAGCATATGCTTCTAGCAGCTCCTGTGTATTGAGTGGAGTGTATCTAACAACATAGAAGACACAAATTTAGAAAGATGAAAAATTTAGGGTAACGAATAATTAAAGCCCAACTGCCCAAGCATTTAGAAGgacataattatttttatgctgcAAACACCTGAAAATTTCCAATTGATGTTTAAAGAGACAAGCCAAAAACAGGTGAAATTGAAACAGAAATCAGATCAAGGAGAACTCCTAAATCTTCCTTTCCTGACAATTTGTCATGGTCCCAGGGTTTTGATAACATTATGGGGCGATTTAAGGGCTGATCATAATTCATGATGTTTTGAGGCTCGTTGGAGAGAACCTCACGATCTCTTGGTTAAAGGCTCATTAGGAGAGAACCTTAGATCTCGTAAAACAATATTGTGATTAACTTTCCTgatgattttattaataaaatcacACTCTATTATAAATAGAGTGCAATGATTCAATTAGAGACAAGATAACAACGCATACTACAAAAAATTATAGCAGAATAATCTTTTGGGCTTTTAACTCCTCCATATTGGTGCAATGGAGGCTCATGACACACTTCTATTAAAGATTAACAAGATGATATAAGATTAATTGCTTAGATTAACAAACAACGCTACAGATCGAGTCATGGATACAGACAAGAGCAAGCAAAATGTAAAGCTACCGAAATACAGGCCAATAAAAATagtataattttatatattattgaatTAATATATTTATGTCAAATTCTAAGTTTATAGTCCAATGGAGAGAGTCCCATACCCAAGACCAACTGCCAGTTCTCGAGCAATCTTGTGGTTTATTTCAGCCGATTCTCCAACCAAAAAGATTGAAGCTCCTTTCAATAGTTGCATGACTCCCGCTGTTAATGACTCCCAGGATTCCATAATGTCAGGCCATTTTAATTCTGGGTCTTGCTTCTTCAAGCTAACCACCAGTTGCGCATCATCTATGTACCTGAGAAGAGAACAAACATCAGAACAATCATGAAATGGTTCACGTCGATCCTCGATGGTTCATATTACCAACATATACCATATTGTTTCCGCAGGCTTTATGACTCCATAGAGACTATCAGTATCCAAGAGAGTCCTTATGTACCCTGATTGCTGCACTTTAATGACCAAAGAGGTTTCATTTGCATCTACAAAGACATCCTTGGGACTTATGCTTTCACTCCCTAGCTCCAATCTCAACTCTACCTCAGAAGAATCGTCATGAAACTGCACTAAGTTTCAATTTATTCTAACATCAGAGATCTCCCAAGTTTGTTGACAAATGCAAATTTCTATACTTGAATAATTATTGTCCTGTATATTTAACAAGTTCTGCTTAAGTGGAAAGCATGTGCAATAACATGTTTAAGAAGTTAAAATTTCAAATGGGAACAGCTTTCTAGCATGAACTATAGCGGGAGACTTCACTTCCCGAGTTTATTAGGAGATTCTCCAGGTTTATCAGATATAAGCTACGGCACAATAGCTTGTGGTCTGTAGAGCAGACTTGAGACACAACAAAATACCATTTCTTGGATTTTCTCACGAAGAAAATGGATTTCAATCTGTACCTCGTAATGGGTTGTGTCCGTGGAGACAGCGGGAGTGGCGCAGCAAATTTGTGTGCGCC comes from the Henckelia pumila isolate YLH828 chromosome 1, ASM3356847v2, whole genome shotgun sequence genome and includes:
- the LOC140874610 gene encoding probable inactive shikimate kinase like 2, chloroplastic isoform X1; translation: MATSVKSFFLSPNPPPCFFPPAAATVSLSAPKFLVLATRFPSILPLVSAVPMNKRRRRTQICCATPAVSTDTTHYEFHDDSSEVELRLELGSESISPKDVFVDANETSLVIKVQQSGYIRTLLDTDSLYGVIKPAETIWYIDDAQLVVSLKKQDPELKWPDIMESWESLTAGVMQLLKGASIFLVGESAEINHKIARELAVGLGYTPLNTQELLEAYAKQSIDSWVMAEGSEAVAEAEDAILENLSRQARAVVATIGGEYGAARRPDKWRHLFAGFTVWLSLSEAIDEMSATEEARRHIRDGLQGYANAEVVVKLGGWDANYSKNVAQASLSALKRLILSDKNLPGRKSLYVRLGCRGDWPDIKLPAGWDPSAGTDVSTSAS
- the LOC140874610 gene encoding probable inactive shikimate kinase like 2, chloroplastic isoform X3, whose protein sequence is MATSVKSFFLSPNPPPCFFPPAAATVSLSAPKFLVLATRFPSILPLVSAVPMNKRRRRTQICCATPAVSTDTTHYEFHDDSSEVELRLELGSESISPKDVFVDANETSLVIKVQQSGYIRTLLDTDSLYGVIKPAETIWYIDDAQLVVSLKKQDPELKWPDIMESWESLTAGVMQLLKGASIFLVGESAEINHKIARELAVGLGYTPLNTQELLEAYAKQSIDSWVMAEGSEAVAEAEDAILENLSRQARAVVATIGGEYGAARRPDKWRHLFAGFTVWLSLSEAIDEMSATEEARRHIRDGLQGYANAEVVVKLGGWDANYSKNVAQASLSALKRLILSDKNLPVSLF
- the LOC140874610 gene encoding probable inactive shikimate kinase like 2, chloroplastic isoform X2, producing MATSVKSFFLSPNPPPCFFPPAAATVSLSAPKFLVLATRFPSILPLVSAVPMNKRRRRTQICCATPAVSTDTTHYEFHDDSSEVELRLELGSESISPKDVFVDANETSLVIKVQQSGYIRTLLDTDSLYGVIKPAETIWYIDDAQLVVSLKKQDPELKWPDIMESWESLTAGVMQLLKGASIFLVGESAEINHKIARELAVGLGYTPLNTQELLEAYAKQSIDSWVMAEGSEAVAEAEDAILENLSRQARAVVATIGGEYGAARRPDKWRHLFAGFTVWLSLSEAIEEARRHIRDGLQGYANAEVVVKLGGWDANYSKNVAQASLSALKRLILSDKNLPGRKSLYVRLGCRGDWPDIKLPAGWDPSAGTDVSTSAS